A genomic segment from uncultured Flavobacterium sp. encodes:
- a CDS encoding IS6 family transposase gives MNTKGHCYPKSIILQAIYFKLRFTLSYRDVEEIMKMRGVHVDHATIQRWVFKFAPLMEMQMKKRKVEVGSSWRMDETYIKIKGQWCYLYRAVDRSGNTVDFLLTKRRQRISAQSFLIKAISNNCRPRVINIDKSGSNTAAIKVYNKASFLKIKIRQCKYLNNIVEQDHRFIKWRILNGLGFKNFESAKRTLSGIEAVYMLRKNQMVNPGKTIFKSFCKLAG, from the coding sequence ATGAATACAAAAGGTCATTGCTATCCAAAGTCTATTATTCTGCAGGCAATCTATTTCAAGCTTAGGTTTACTTTAAGTTATCGAGATGTTGAAGAGATCATGAAAATGCGAGGAGTTCATGTTGATCATGCTACCATTCAGCGCTGGGTATTTAAGTTTGCACCATTAATGGAGATGCAAATGAAGAAACGCAAAGTAGAAGTTGGCAGTAGTTGGAGAATGGATGAGACTTATATTAAAATTAAAGGACAATGGTGTTATTTGTATAGAGCAGTTGATAGATCTGGCAATACAGTTGATTTCTTATTAACTAAGAGAAGACAGAGGATAAGTGCCCAGTCATTTCTAATTAAAGCGATTAGTAATAACTGCCGGCCAAGAGTAATAAACATTGATAAAAGCGGTTCTAATACTGCAGCGATCAAAGTCTATAACAAGGCTTCGTTTTTAAAGATTAAAATCCGGCAGTGTAAATATCTCAACAATATTGTAGAACAGGACCATCGTTTTATAAAGTGGAGGATTTTAAATGGTTTAGGTTTTAAAAATTTTGAATCCGCAAAGAGAACTTTAAGCGGTATTGAGGCTGTTTATATGCTTAGAAAGAATCAGATGGTTAATCCCGGGAAAACTATATTTAAATCCTTTTGTAAATTGGCGGGCTAA
- a CDS encoding fibrobacter succinogenes major paralogous domain-containing protein — MDTTTIAEVTIGQQIWTARNLNITTYRNGEPIFQVKNEEEWLNASENKKPACCAYNFAESNVPLWGRLYNWYAVNDPRGLAPEGWHVPTEREWSTLVDFLGESSAAYKMKSVELWYSYYNGSNQSGFNGLPAGAATYGGGFIFLREKAYFWGATAKDGMAFTLILGSGSYAGRNKYSHEVGQSVRCIKNSTL; from the coding sequence ATGGACACAACTACTATCGCCGAAGTCACTATCGGACAACAAATATGGACGGCACGAAACCTTAATATAACCACCTATCGCAATGGGGAACCTATTTTTCAGGTAAAAAATGAAGAGGAGTGGCTAAATGCTTCCGAAAATAAAAAACCCGCTTGCTGTGCATATAATTTTGCTGAATCAAATGTACCTCTATGGGGAAGGCTTTATAACTGGTATGCGGTCAACGACCCCCGGGGACTGGCACCTGAAGGCTGGCATGTGCCCACTGAGCGGGAGTGGTCTACACTGGTAGACTTTTTGGGTGAATCTTCAGCAGCCTATAAGATGAAATCAGTAGAACTATGGTACTCATACTATAATGGTTCCAATCAAAGCGGATTTAACGGATTGCCTGCCGGTGCAGCCACATACGGCGGCGGCTTTATTTTTCTTCGTGAGAAGGCTTATTTTTGGGGTGCAACAGCTAAGGACGGCATGGCATTTACACTTATCCTTGGATCAGGCAGTTATGCCGGAAGAAATAAATACTCACATGAAGTGGGGCAATCGGTACGCTGTATAAAGAACAGCACCTTATAG
- a CDS encoding serine hydrolase, with product MKSIQSITFILLFITQLFFAQSKKEKLEQLFEFYNQQNLFNGSVFISEKGETLLDKGYGLSNVALKKENNANSIFQIYSITKTFTATVILKLVEEKKLSLQDKLSKFYPDYPDASAISIESLLTHTSGVYDYTRGNDMKDQTEKSFIEFQKTKPLDFPVGTDWSYSNSGYYFLGYVIQKVTGMSYEKAVEKYIFKPLKMKQSSFAFKNLKSENKVIGYEIFSEKEQKPSIVYDPPMPFAAGGIYSTVEDLNKYYNGLKNYKIISKENLEKAYTPFKKNYGYGWITMKMFGKMTVGHSGYGAGFCSNFVQIPEDDICIILLTNTERGLNTATYAIIKTLYNLYNKDYKIPIVANVSSETLKQYVGTYQVEDNFVIYLTVENNKLKLQSGNGPTTILYPVKENLFYAEELMGDVIFERNKTSQIESLSFHVGNQLKKATKIFPSWGIVGTATEKGWDGPDAKLFETETKGIWTIKNVTLKTGELKFRFNDDWTLNFGKDMSDGIMPKGNSIEILTGVYDIILDITDYEKPKYKIFKKS from the coding sequence ATGAAATCAATTCAATCAATAACTTTTATTTTATTATTTATAACACAATTGTTTTTTGCACAAAGTAAGAAAGAAAAATTAGAACAACTTTTTGAATTTTACAATCAACAAAATCTATTTAACGGTTCTGTTTTTATTTCTGAAAAAGGAGAAACTTTACTAGATAAAGGTTATGGATTATCAAATGTAGCTTTAAAAAAGGAAAATAACGCTAACAGCATTTTTCAAATATATTCTATTACAAAAACTTTTACAGCAACGGTAATTTTAAAATTAGTGGAAGAAAAAAAACTTTCATTACAGGATAAACTTTCAAAGTTCTATCCAGATTATCCCGATGCAAGTGCTATTTCAATTGAAAGTTTGTTAACCCATACCTCTGGAGTTTATGACTATACCAGAGGAAATGATATGAAAGACCAAACGGAAAAATCATTTATTGAATTTCAAAAAACAAAACCTTTGGATTTTCCAGTTGGAACTGATTGGAGTTATTCTAACTCGGGATATTATTTTCTAGGCTATGTAATTCAAAAAGTTACTGGAATGAGTTACGAAAAAGCAGTTGAAAAATACATATTTAAACCATTGAAAATGAAGCAAAGTAGTTTTGCTTTTAAAAATCTAAAAAGTGAAAATAAAGTCATTGGCTATGAGATTTTTTCTGAAAAAGAACAAAAACCATCGATTGTTTATGATCCACCTATGCCTTTTGCAGCTGGTGGAATATACTCAACTGTTGAAGATTTAAACAAATATTATAATGGACTAAAAAATTACAAAATTATCTCCAAAGAAAATTTAGAAAAAGCATATACACCTTTCAAAAAAAATTATGGTTATGGTTGGATTACAATGAAAATGTTTGGAAAAATGACAGTTGGTCATAGTGGTTATGGAGCTGGTTTTTGTAGCAATTTTGTTCAAATTCCCGAAGATGATATCTGCATTATACTGCTTACAAATACAGAAAGAGGTTTAAACACTGCCACTTATGCTATTATAAAAACTTTGTATAATTTGTATAATAAAGATTATAAAATTCCAATTGTAGCCAACGTAAGCTCAGAAACTTTAAAGCAATATGTGGGAACTTATCAAGTAGAAGACAATTTTGTAATTTACCTTACAGTTGAAAACAATAAATTAAAATTGCAAAGTGGAAACGGGCCCACAACTATTCTATATCCTGTAAAAGAAAATTTATTTTACGCTGAAGAATTAATGGGTGATGTAATTTTTGAAAGAAACAAGACTTCACAAATAGAGTCATTAAGTTTTCATGTAGGAAATCAACTAAAAAAAGCAACAAAAATATTTCCTTCTTGGGGAATTGTAGGAACTGCCACAGAAAAAGGCTGGGATGGTCCTGATGCAAAACTTTTTGAAACTGAAACAAAAGGAATTTGGACAATTAAAAATGTGACTTTAAAAACAGGAGAGCTTAAATTTCGTTTTAATGACGATTGGACTTTAAATTTTGGAAAAGATATGAGCGACGGAATAATGCCAAAAGGAAATAGTATAGAAATTTTAACAGGCGTTTATGATATTATTTTGGACATAACTGATTACGAAAAACCAAAATACAAAATTTTCAAGAAAAGTTAA
- a CDS encoding DUF5686 family protein, whose translation MEGIWKNKKQNGLKLSKSYEYNKYSSIELGLDNFDTLFVKKVLKQNFESIALKMKTNAKNNFFLPIELIEKTVKIYGNNKLQKERIDIEGQRITGIRQQGQIFKDIEATFREIDVYEDNITILNKSFVSPISTQGFGSYDYELSDSTYVGDKKYYSIRFFPRNTKDFSFRGNFTVDAKNFELTEIEMNTPKKMNLNFVRNLTFKKTFEVKNDSIYLPLLNEYNGDFTLLTKGETEKGAYVVKTEKFNNYVLNVPKEDRFYDEAVQQVSANQFEKDTIYWKEKQDQSTQNVYNAVNVIKDSKKVKSISNTMYLLSDGYIQLTKGLQLGNIWGALATNQVEGFRVRLGVRTFFSDNDRFRAESFVAYGNKDKAIKYGLEARYLFTNNPRITVSAAFLKDNEQMGLTQFNGIHLLPEADKGSKALFNRGDNYFLSKIQKSMFRFDIEPKKNLHLGIILSHNIINSAAPDKFSLDYLDTSTSQIKSKTTDVASDLYLTYIPGKDVSGFGVDEKQGITLHPTLMFNYRHGYKNVLGGSFDYNRIQVLYNNPISLGKFGVFDATIGAGKTFEPTSLSILTSVSSNQTYFLLPNTFALLDYYEFVTDTYVEGHFEQHFNGFILNKIPLIKELNWRSVLTFRGVYGTISNQNIDINRSSIFYVAPTKLYYEYGFGFENIGYGNIRPFRVDFIWRSDFQNFNGPVNPKFGIRVGLKTTF comes from the coding sequence ATGGAGGGTATTTGGAAAAATAAAAAGCAAAACGGCTTAAAACTTTCTAAATCTTATGAATATAATAAGTATTCCAGTATTGAATTGGGTTTAGATAATTTTGATACTCTTTTTGTAAAAAAAGTCCTGAAACAAAATTTTGAGTCCATCGCATTAAAAATGAAAACTAATGCAAAGAATAATTTTTTTTTGCCAATTGAACTTATTGAAAAAACTGTAAAAATTTACGGAAATAATAAATTGCAAAAAGAACGTATTGATATCGAAGGGCAAAGAATCACAGGCATTAGACAACAAGGGCAAATTTTTAAAGATATCGAAGCTACATTTAGAGAAATAGATGTTTATGAAGACAACATAACAATTTTAAACAAAAGTTTTGTGAGTCCAATTTCTACGCAAGGATTTGGAAGTTATGATTACGAGTTATCAGACAGTACTTATGTTGGGGATAAAAAATATTATTCTATTCGGTTTTTTCCAAGAAATACAAAAGATTTTTCCTTTAGGGGAAATTTTACTGTTGATGCCAAAAACTTTGAATTGACAGAAATTGAAATGAATACTCCAAAAAAAATGAATTTAAATTTTGTTCGGAATTTGACTTTCAAAAAAACTTTTGAGGTTAAAAACGACAGTATTTATTTGCCATTGCTCAACGAATATAATGGTGATTTTACTTTACTAACCAAAGGCGAAACAGAAAAAGGGGCTTATGTTGTAAAAACAGAAAAGTTTAACAACTATGTATTGAATGTTCCTAAAGAGGATCGTTTTTATGATGAAGCTGTGCAGCAAGTTAGTGCAAACCAGTTTGAAAAAGACACTATTTACTGGAAAGAAAAGCAGGATCAGAGCACTCAAAACGTTTATAATGCTGTAAATGTTATCAAAGACAGCAAAAAAGTAAAATCAATATCGAATACAATGTATCTGCTCTCAGATGGCTATATACAATTGACTAAAGGATTACAATTAGGTAATATCTGGGGAGCTCTTGCTACAAATCAAGTAGAAGGATTTCGGGTAAGGCTTGGAGTGAGAACTTTTTTTAGTGACAATGATCGGTTTAGAGCAGAAAGTTTCGTTGCCTATGGAAATAAAGACAAGGCAATAAAATACGGTTTAGAAGCAAGGTATTTATTTACGAATAACCCCAGAATAACTGTTAGTGCAGCATTCCTGAAAGATAATGAGCAAATGGGGCTAACGCAATTTAATGGGATTCATCTTTTGCCTGAAGCTGATAAAGGTTCTAAAGCCTTATTTAATAGAGGGGATAATTATTTTCTTTCGAAAATTCAGAAAAGTATGTTTCGTTTTGATATAGAACCAAAAAAAAATTTACATCTTGGCATTATCCTAAGTCATAATATAATTAATTCAGCCGCACCTGATAAGTTTTCTTTAGATTATTTGGACACCAGTACATCTCAAATAAAATCGAAAACTACAGATGTAGCCTCAGATTTATATCTTACTTATATTCCTGGAAAAGACGTTTCGGGATTTGGTGTTGATGAAAAGCAAGGTATTACTTTGCACCCAACTTTAATGTTTAATTACAGACACGGATACAAAAATGTATTGGGCGGAAGTTTTGATTACAATAGGATACAAGTTTTATACAACAATCCTATCTCATTGGGGAAATTCGGAGTTTTTGATGCGACAATTGGTGCAGGAAAAACTTTTGAACCAACTTCTTTGTCAATTTTAACATCAGTTTCATCAAATCAGACTTATTTTTTATTGCCTAATACTTTTGCGCTTTTGGATTATTATGAATTTGTTACTGATACTTACGTAGAGGGACATTTCGAACAACATTTTAACGGATTCATCTTAAATAAAATCCCTCTCATAAAGGAGCTTAACTGGCGAAGTGTATTGACTTTTAGAGGTGTATACGGTACAATTTCGAATCAAAATATAGATATAAATAGGTCTTCAATTTTTTATGTTGCACCTACTAAATTGTATTATGAATATGGTTTTGGTTTTGAAAATATAGGCTATGGAAACATACGCCCTTTTCGCGTGGATTTTATTTGGAGAAGCGATTTTCAAAATTTTAATGGTCCGGTTAATCCAAAATTCGGAATTAGGGTTGGTTTAAAAACAACATTCTAG
- a CDS encoding sterol desaturase family protein → MAHRVFEFQILLFISVLLFFWILEFVLFSQNIKDKLSHTFLNAKFLFFVVPVQFSLSIAVLFVSNYIEVKHLGLLFLLPITKNSFLFFIVAFVILDLFDYLYHFMMHKTPFFWKFHQIHHSDLDVDISTTVREHPGETFIRVSYSILVICIVGATPWVLIFKQIIQSFSNIVSHSKAKLPPKINNIVSRIFVTPNTHHIHHHYELPYTDSNFGDVLTIWDQLFSTFSKLKQSEIICGVDTNMAREDNENFKKLISRPFLEKDRCSQDKIKNEVVLVKKRYLFFVFFLFLSGNCYCQSSVKGVLTDDKNKPIANANITFLGSHDGTLTNVAGIFVLKSNKTYTDISVSYVGFESKIIHLKKQNIDNLTIALKEETTTLNEVAVNYGPKKRLKKKKTIPHIK, encoded by the coding sequence ATGGCACATCGTGTTTTTGAATTTCAAATTTTACTATTTATTAGTGTATTGTTGTTTTTTTGGATTTTGGAATTTGTGCTGTTTTCTCAAAATATTAAAGATAAGCTTTCTCATACATTTTTAAATGCTAAATTTTTATTTTTTGTAGTTCCGGTACAGTTTTCATTATCTATAGCAGTATTGTTTGTTTCTAATTACATAGAAGTCAAACATTTGGGGTTGTTATTTTTGCTGCCAATTACCAAAAATTCCTTTTTGTTTTTTATCGTAGCCTTTGTAATTCTTGACCTCTTTGATTACCTGTATCATTTTATGATGCATAAAACGCCATTTTTTTGGAAATTCCACCAAATACATCATAGCGATCTCGATGTAGATATTTCGACTACAGTGAGGGAACATCCAGGAGAAACTTTCATTAGAGTAAGCTATTCGATACTTGTAATTTGCATTGTTGGGGCGACTCCCTGGGTATTAATTTTTAAACAGATTATTCAGAGTTTTTCCAATATAGTTTCGCATTCCAAAGCAAAACTTCCACCCAAAATAAACAATATTGTCTCCAGAATTTTTGTTACACCAAACACACATCATATACATCATCATTATGAGTTGCCTTATACTGACAGTAATTTTGGTGATGTGCTAACGATTTGGGATCAACTATTTTCGACTTTTAGTAAGCTTAAACAATCTGAAATTATCTGCGGAGTAGATACTAACATGGCACGTGAGGATAATGAAAATTTTAAAAAATTAATTAGCAGACCTTTTTTAGAGAAAGACAGGTGCTCACAAGACAAAATTAAAAACGAAGTTGTACTTGTAAAAAAACGTTATCTGTTTTTTGTCTTCTTTTTGTTTTTATCAGGAAATTGCTATTGCCAAAGCAGTGTAAAAGGTGTTCTTACAGATGACAAAAACAAACCAATTGCAAATGCAAATATTACTTTTTTAGGCTCGCATGATGGTACATTAACAAATGTAGCCGGCATATTTGTATTAAAATCGAATAAAACATATACTGATATTAGTGTAAGTTATGTTGGTTTTGAAAGTAAAATTATTCATTTAAAAAAACAAAATATAGATAATCTGACAATTGCTCTCAAGGAAGAAACCACGACTCTAAACGAAGTAGCAGTAAATTATGGGCCCAAAAAAAGATTAAAAAAAAAAAAGACAATCCCGCATATAAAATAA
- a CDS encoding response regulator transcription factor, with translation MKILLIEDEPELQKSIKQYFEIEGNVLEVASDYDKAQQKIAVYDYDCILVDITLPKGSGLDLIREIKFKKSKAGVIIISAKNSLDDKIYGLDLGADDYLPKPFHLSELNSRIKALIRRKSFDGNMEIIINEIRILPTERSVFVNNKSVTLTSKEYDLLLYFIANKNRVVSKNALAEHLWGDNADRLDNFDFIYNHVKNLRKKLLEKKCHDYLQTIYGIGYNFKIHE, from the coding sequence ATGAAGATATTATTAATTGAGGATGAACCGGAATTACAAAAAAGTATCAAACAATATTTTGAAATAGAAGGTAATGTTTTAGAGGTTGCTTCTGATTATGATAAAGCTCAACAAAAAATTGCGGTCTATGATTATGATTGTATTCTGGTAGATATCACTTTGCCCAAAGGCTCAGGACTTGATTTAATAAGAGAAATAAAATTTAAAAAATCCAAAGCTGGTGTTATCATAATTTCTGCCAAAAACTCTCTTGATGATAAAATTTACGGATTAGATCTTGGTGCAGATGATTATTTGCCAAAACCTTTTCATTTATCCGAACTTAATTCTAGAATAAAAGCTTTGATTAGGCGAAAAAGCTTTGATGGTAATATGGAAATTATTATAAATGAAATTAGAATTCTGCCTACCGAAAGAAGTGTCTTTGTCAATAACAAAAGTGTAACTTTAACTTCTAAAGAATATGACTTACTACTTTACTTTATAGCCAATAAGAATCGCGTAGTAAGTAAGAATGCATTAGCAGAACATCTTTGGGGAGACAATGCAGATCGCTTAGACAATTTTGACTTTATTTATAACCATGTAAAGAATTTGCGAAAAAAACTTTTAGAAAAAAAATGCCACGATTACCTCCAAACCATATATGGGATCGGGTATAACTTTAAAATACATGAATGA
- a CDS encoding HAMP domain-containing sensor histidine kinase, translating into MKLLVKTNLYFLILSIPILIISGVICYYFITGELKESNNDMLLDRKIMIEEYLKNNDSISLRFITKSKEAQINKIINLDIKKENQTIFSDTLIYDKVEKELAINQMITSNVKVNDTNYQIKIWRSTLEFVELFEGIFFLLTAILLLQIVISMLINFWVSRTLWRPFYRAIHSLKNFRASDNKVPKLEKTSVNEFKELNHSLKEMMNKMIMDYNSQKKFTENATHEIQTPLAVIKSKVDLLIQSEFLQPNEVELIIAIDDACSKLIRLTKSLLLLTKIENRQFKTTEIVSVEKMVNQSLVLFEEHIKESKIRVEKNIQSDFLINMNTDLCLVLINNLFQNAIRHNINKGRLVISIKHNSLSIQNTGQEEPLNMLLLVERFQKMSTSHLSTGLGLAIANEIAEVSGLKLMYKFINNEHCFTVKLK; encoded by the coding sequence ATGAAATTACTCGTAAAAACTAATTTATATTTCTTAATCCTTAGTATTCCGATTTTAATTATATCCGGAGTTATTTGCTATTATTTTATTACCGGAGAACTAAAAGAAAGTAATAACGATATGTTATTAGACCGTAAAATAATGATTGAGGAGTACCTGAAAAATAATGACAGTATTTCGCTTCGTTTCATTACAAAAAGTAAAGAAGCCCAGATAAATAAAATTATTAATTTGGATATAAAAAAAGAGAATCAAACCATATTCTCAGATACATTAATTTATGACAAGGTAGAGAAAGAGCTTGCCATAAATCAGATGATTACCTCTAATGTAAAAGTTAATGACACCAATTATCAAATCAAGATATGGCGCAGTACACTAGAGTTTGTAGAACTTTTTGAAGGTATATTTTTTCTGCTTACAGCTATTCTGCTCTTGCAAATTGTAATTTCAATGCTAATTAATTTTTGGGTTTCGAGAACCTTATGGAGACCATTTTATAGAGCAATACATAGTTTAAAAAATTTTCGGGCAAGTGATAATAAGGTTCCCAAATTAGAAAAAACATCCGTAAATGAATTCAAAGAACTAAATCATTCACTTAAGGAAATGATGAATAAGATGATTATGGATTATAACAGCCAAAAGAAATTTACAGAAAATGCAACACATGAAATCCAGACGCCATTGGCAGTGATAAAATCAAAGGTTGATCTTCTTATTCAATCCGAATTTTTACAACCTAATGAAGTCGAGTTGATTATTGCCATAGACGATGCTTGCTCTAAATTAATTCGCTTGACCAAATCATTATTATTACTTACTAAAATAGAAAACAGACAATTTAAAACTACAGAAATTGTATCTGTAGAAAAAATGGTAAACCAATCACTGGTACTTTTTGAAGAACATATTAAAGAAAGTAAAATTAGAGTTGAAAAAAATATTCAGAGCGATTTTTTAATCAATATGAATACCGATTTATGTCTTGTTCTGATTAATAATTTATTTCAAAATGCAATTCGTCATAATATTAATAAAGGTAGACTTGTTATTTCTATAAAACATAATTCACTTTCTATCCAAAATACCGGTCAGGAAGAACCTCTGAATATGTTATTACTTGTAGAACGATTCCAAAAAATGTCGACTTCGCATTTATCTACAGGATTGGGCTTGGCAATTGCAAATGAAATAGCCGAAGTAAGTGGATTAAAACTAATGTATAAATTTATTAATAATGAACACTGTTTTACAGTAAAATTAAAATAA